The following is a genomic window from Euwallacea similis isolate ESF13 chromosome 4, ESF131.1, whole genome shotgun sequence.
GAACAAGGGGAAGTACTCGGAATCCGAACAATCTACAAGGTTACCAAACAGCCAGGACCAGGATGACGCACGTCATAGGGTTGATTATTCATTAACCTTAGCATCAGCCAGCCTAGAGAGAGATCAAGTATTGCTGTCAACCGCCAATATCTTAATCGCCGATGAAAAGGGAGAATGGCAGAAGTGCAACGCCTTACTTGATTCGGGGAGTCAATCAAACTTAATGAGCGAAAGGCTTTGtagaaagttaaatttaagtttcaaaaGAATCAACATGCCTCTGTACGGCATCAGTCAGCTCGTCACGGAAATTAATAGACAGACCCAAGCCAAAATAAAGTCTAGATTCAACAGTTTTGAGGCCAATCTgacatttttggttttgccaACGCTTACCGAAAATCTACCCTTATTTAAGTTCTCTAGAGCAGCGCTTAAGATCCCAGGCCAGATCAATTTAGCAGACGAACATTTCAACGAGCCAAAGAATATCGATATTCTGTTAGgggtagatatattttatgatcTACTGGGCtcgggaaaaataaaattaggggAGAAGTTACCCGTGCTTCAGGAAACATCTCTAGGCTGGGTGATATCAGGAAACTTAGCAGGGTTTGGATCGCGGAATCAGAAAACAGTTTGCAACCTATCGACGAACATAtctaacaaaatgttaaatgatTCGTTAACTAAATTCTGGCACGTTGAAGAATTTGAGCATTCCAAATTCCTGTCTAAGGAGGAATCCTATTGCGAAGAGTACTTTACTCAAACCACGACCCGGGATAAGGATAATAGTTTCATAGTGAAGTACCCctttaaaatcgaaaaaaacttgGAGCTTGGAGAATCGAAACCGATAGCGCTGAGTCGATTAAAAAAGCTAGAGAGCAAACTAGAAAAGAATGAGGAGCTTAAAAGGCAATATGTGGATTTCATGAACGAATATGAAACCTTAGGCCACATGACGCGCCTAGGGCCAATCGAAAATGACGACTCTATGCCAAATAGCAGCTATTTTCTACCTCACAGGGCAGTAGTAAAGGACTCGATTACTACAAAATGTCGCGTCGTGTTTGATGCAAGTTGCAAAACTAGTTCAGGCGTGTCGCTGAACGATACCTTGATGGTAGGTCCGGTAGTCCAAGACGAATTATATGCAATTCTACTACGGCTACGGCTCCGAAAAATAGTGCTGAGCGCAGATATCAAGATGATGTATAGATACATAAAAATTCAGGACAGCGAGCgagattatcaaaaaatactgtGGCGAGCGAATTCTAGGGACCCGGTTAGCGTTTACCGGCTGAACACGGTGACGTATGGTACGTCGAGTGCACCCTTTCAAGCCACTCGCTGTCTAGTAGAATTGGCGAGGCAAAATGAGAATACATACCCTCGGACATCGGAAATAATGAAACGCTCCTTTTACATGGACGATTTACTAGTTAGCTTGAATTCGGAACAGGAGGCCTTGACTGTCTACAAAGAACTAGACAAAATAATGGAACAAGCcaactttaaattaagaaaatgggCATCTAATAGTGGAACAGTATTAAGGAACATTTTAGAGTCCAACGACAACGAAAACTCTGACAGTTTCACGCTCCCGCATAAtaagcaattgaaaatgttggGAATTTCTTGGGACCCCGAATTAGACACGTTGAAATATGCAGTCAATGTTAGGTTCGACTCGACTCACGCAACAAAGAGGACGATTCTGGCGACAATTTCTCAGATATTCGATTCTCTAGGATTAATTGGCCCAGCATTGATTAAAGCTAAACTAATCATTCAGGAATTATGGAGATTGCAACTCGATTGGGACCAAGAGGTTCCTCATGACCTCCGACAGCAGTGGGAGGAATTCGCGACACAATTGATCTACCTGAATGAATGCAAAGTAGCCAGACACGTGATCTTGGGCAATGCTATTCGAATTGCACTATATGGATTCAGTGACAGCTCGGAAAAGGCTTACGGGGCCTGTATCTATGTAGGATCGGTAGACGACCTCGGCAATCACGGAGTTCGGCTGTTAACTGCAAAATCAAGAGTGGCCCCTGTTAAGAAGCTAACGTTACCTCGGCTTGAACTGTCAGCGGCTCATTTGTTGGCCAAATTAATGCACGCGATGAAGGAAACCTTGGATTTACCGATCTCGCACGTAAAATATTTCACGGATTCGAGCATTGTTCTTGCATGGATAAAAATTGAGCCGTCTAACCTAAAAACCTTTGTCGCTAATCGGGTGGCAAAGATAGCAGAATTATCGAGAGAAGAGGATTGGGCCCATGTACCTAGCAAGGACAATCCGGCAGATGAGATCTCGAGAGGGCTAAGTCCAAGGGAGCTGCTACAATGCAACCTCTGGTTTCACGGCCCTAATTTCCTGCGCGGAATCGAAGCAGAGGTGAAGGTAGAATCGAATAACGAAATCCCGTTGAACCAGTTACCCGAACTAAAAGCTGCCCCCTCTGTGGAAAACACATGCATTACCCATGTTAGCATTGATAAACCCAGTTTTGATATCTTTAATAGGTTCTCCAGTCTATTCAAACTTCGTCGCGTGATGGGATACATTTGCAGATTCAaagagcaaattttaaaacgtacAAGGAACGAAAGCATCAGCTTAACAGTTGACGAGCTAAACGAAGCTCAGATCATACTAGTGAAATTGGCGCAAGGCGAAACGtttcataaagaaattaatgaacTTAGCAAGAACAACAAACTTGTCAGCGACAGTCGGATCTTAAATCTAAACCCGTTCCTAGATTCCGCAGGAATACTTAGAGTCGGCGGACGACTTATGAACTCGGACTTTAGCTATGAGCAACGACATCCCATTATATTGGCATACAAACATAGATTTACCGATTTAGTTATAATGAATGGGCATATGAAGCATCTCCACGCGGGAGTTCAGAACCTACTATCGATAATTCGTTTACAATTTTGGATTGTAAACGGAAAAAACGCGATCAAGCACAACCTCAGTAGGTGCGTACGCTGTTTTAAGGCTAAACCAAAACCGCTGAAATTTCTGATGGGTTCTCTCCCAGCTGCAAGGGTAAAGCCTTCGCGCCCCTTTTCGAATTGCGGAGTCGACTACGCAGGACCCATATTGGTAAAGGAAGGCACGTTACGCAGATCCAAACGAGTCAAGACGTACATCTGCATCTTTGTATGTTTTGCTACCCGCGCTGTACACATAGAGCTAGTTAGGGATCTCTCTACAGCTAGCTTTCTGAACGCTTTAGACCGGTTTTGCTCAAGACGAGGGAAGCCCACGGATATTCACTCGGATAACGACTCCAATTTCGTAGGTGCAAATAATCATTTTCTCGAGCTTTCTGCCTTAATCAACAGCCAATCTCATATCAATGCCGTGACTTCACATTTAGCTAATAATCGGATTAAGTGGCACTTTCTTCCAGCGCGTAGCGCCCATATGGGTGGACTATGGGAGGCTGCGGTTAAGTCAACCAAATTTCACCTTCGTCGGGTTCTTGGCGAATCTTGTCTAGCATACGAAGAAATGCACACCTTGTTGACAAAAATCGAGGCTTGTTTGAATTCACGACCTTTAATGCCAATCTCTAACGACGCAAACGACTATTTACCCTTGACCCCAGCTCATTTCCTAATTGGCGACTCGCTGGTAAATCTGCCCCAACCCGAAGTTGGAGACGTCACTATATCACGGCTATCCCGCTACGAACGGTTACTGCAATTGCAGCAGCAATTTTGGAACCGCTGGAGCCGAGACTATTTGACCAATCTTCAAACTAAAAGCAGGTGGAAGAAGCCGAAAGACAAGTCTATAGCCATTGGATCCTTGGTCTTGCTAGCTGAGGACAACCTACCCCCCCTGCGATGGTCTTTAGCCCGAGTTGTTCAACTTCACGAAGGGAAAGACAAGGTGGTACGTGTAGTGACAGTGCGTTTACCAAACGGGAATACTTCGAAAAGGACTTTATCAAAGGTCTGCCCGTTGCCTATTAACGATGATtagtgtttgtttttaaaaagttaggaCTTTTTAACGGGGCCGGcatgttaggacttgcgacgtatcgttttatcacggattattgtttagttatttattagtttaaatgttcgaaGTGagtaagaaactgatgttacgcctatggacaaccccagccattgggtaatactgttggaattcccagcgcttaacacccatcttcggtagagggaagttattttatgattgggatttccagcactattctttgtcggactaacattgcgaatctaaattaaaggtaccgccaaacgaatacaatggctgggctccaataaaagcccagcgttcgtgcctctaagtgctacgctttaacgtaacaaagtagcctagaagccgctaatggggccttatcgggggtacgtctatgggtgttacacctccgtaccaatacttaaggagggtgcgaaacggaagaagctctcttttctcgccacttcatcacggactcgcacgcgttaaactctcgtcaacattctttaaataacgcatttctcgatattgtatagttgttaatgttaccaataaacctttgttaagttaagaaggtttagtttcttttatacgcgaaaacagtgtctctgagactgcgaactcagggtggtccttcataatcgatcaatccagtccacgatctacgcaattcacggttatcgtatcgaaaggggtgaatcgacccaaccacgtacacgcgccaaatttggacctaacatttttggtccttcgagccggattatacatttttggtccttcgagacgGATTAAACAGCCTATTTTACCgttttagcacgttttcatcaatttggttcaatttgaagccaaaatagacagatttggccgaaattcgtcaaaatcggacgatttgagccaattccgtgatgaaacgatcgtttctgaccgattttgctcgtttctgcatattttatcattttggcacgttttcatcaatttggttcaatttgaagccaaaatagacggatatggccgaaattcgtcaaaatcggacgatttgagcaaattccatgatgaaacgatcgtttctgaccgagtttgctcgtttctgcatattttatcattttggcacgtttttgtcaatttggttcaatttgaagcaaaaatagacagatttggccgaaattcgtcaaaatcggacgatttgagcaaattccatgatgaaacggtcgtttctgaccgattttgctcgtttctgcctattttatcgttttggcacgtttttgtcaatttggttcaatttgaagccaaaatagacagatttggccgaaattcgtcaaaatcggacgatttgagcaaattccatgatgaaacgatcgtttctgaccgagtttgctcgtttctgcatattttatcattttggcacgtttttgtcaatttggttcaatttgaagcaaaaatagacagatttggccgaaattcgtcaaaatcggacgatttgagccaattccgtgatgaaacgatcgtttctgaccgattttgctcgtttctgcctattttatcgttttggcacgtttttgtcaatttggttcaatttgaaaccaaaatagacagatttggccgaaagtcgtcaaaatcggacaatttgagcaaattccatgatgaaacgatcgtttctgaccgagtttgctcgtttctgcctattttatcgtgttggcacgttttcatcaatttgtttcaatttgaagccaaaatagacagatttggacgAAAGTCGTcaaaatcggccgatttgagcaaattccatgatgaaacgatcgtttctgaccgagtttgctcgtttctgcctattttatcgttttggcacgttttcatcaatttgtttaaattttaatcctgttttaccagatttggccgaaattcgtcaaaatcggacgatttgagccaattccgtgaagaaacgatcgtttctgaccgattttgctcgtttctgcctattttatcattttggcacgtttttgtcaatttggttcaatttgaagccaaaatagacaggtTTGGCCGAAAGTCGTcaaaatcggccgatttgagcaaattccatgatgaaacgatcgtttctgaccgattttgctcgtttctgcatattttatcattttggcacgttttcatcaatttggttcaatttgaagccaaaatagacagatttggccgaaattcgtcaaaatcggacaatttgagcaaattccatgatgaaacgatcgtttctgaccgattttgctcgtttctgcatatattttatcattttggcacgtttttgtcaatttggttcaattttaatccagttttaccagatttggccgaaattcgtcaaaatcggacgatttgagccaattccgtgatgaaacgatcgtttctgaccgattttgctcgtttctgcatattttatgattttggcacgtttttgtcaatttggttcaatttgaagccaaaatagacagatttggccgaaattcgtcaaaatcggacgatttgagcaaattccgtgatgaaacgatcgtttctgaccgattttgctcgtttctgcatattttatcattttggcacgttttcatcaatttggttcaatttgaagccaaaatagacagatttggccgaaattcgtcaaaatcggacaatttgagcaaattccatgatgaaacgatcgtttctgaccgattttgctcgtttctgcatattttacctttttggcacgttttcatcaatttggttcaatttgaaaccaaaatagacagatttggccgaaagtcgtcaaaatcggccgatttgagcaaattccatgatgaaacgatcgtttctgaccgattttgctcgtttctgcctattttatcattttggcacgtttttgtctatttggttcaatttgaagccaaaatagacagatatggccgaaattcgtcaaaatcggacgatttgagcaaattccatgatgaaacgatcgtttctgaccgattttgctcgtttctgcatattttatcattttggcacgttttcatcaatttgattcaatttgaagccaaaatggacagatttggccgaaattcgtcaaaatcggacgatttgagcaaattccatgatgaaacgatcgtttctgaccgattttgctcgtttctgcctactttatcattttggcacgttttcatcaatttggttcaatttgaatccagttttaccagatttggccgaaattcgtcaaaatcggacgatttgagccaattccgtgaagaaacgatcgtttctgaccgattttgctcgtttctgcctattttatcattttggcacgtttttgtctatttggttcaatttgaagccaaaatagacagatatggccgaaattcgtcaaaatcggacgatttgagcaaattccatgatgaaacgatcgtttctgaccgattttgctcgtttctgcatattttatcattttggcacgttttcatcaatttgattcaatttgaagccaaaatggacagatttggccgaaattcgtcaaaatcggacgatttgagcaaattccatgatgaaacgatcgtttctgaccgattttgctcgtttctgcctactttatcattttggcacgttttcatcaatttggttcaatttgaatccagttttaccagatttggccgaaattcgtcaaaatcggacgatttgagccaattccgtgaagaaacgatcgtttctgaccgattttgctcgtttctgcctattttatcattttggcacgttttcatcaatttggttcaatttgaagccaaaatagacagatatggccgaaattcgtcaaaatcggacgatttgaacaaattccatgatgaaacgatcgtttctgaccgattttgctcgtttctgcctattttatcattttggcacgtttttgtcaatttggttcaattttaatccagttttaccagatttggccgaaattcgtcaaaatcggatgatttgagcaaattccatgatgaaactatcgtttctgaccgattttgctcgtttctgcctattttatcgttttcgcacgttttcatcaatttggttcaattttaatccagttttaccagatttggccgaaattcgtcaaaatcggatgatttgagcaaattccatgatgaaactatcgtttctgaccgattttgctcgtttctgcctattttatcgttttcgcacgttttcatcaatttggttcaatttgaagcctaaatagacagatttggccgaaattcgccaaaatcggacgatttgagcaaattccttgatgaaacgatcgtttctgaccgatattgctcgtttctgcctattttatcattttggcacgttttcatcaatttggttcaacttgatgccaaaatagacagatatggccgaaattcgtcaaaatcggacgatttgagcaaattccttgatgaaacgatcgtttctgaccgatattgctcgtttctgcctatttgatcgttttcgcacgttttcatcaatttggttcaatttgaagccaaaatagacagatttggccgaaattcgccaaaatcggacgatttgagcaaattccatgatgaaacgatcgtttctgaccgatattgctcgtttctgcctattttatcattttggcacgttttcatcaatttggttcaacttgatgccaaaatagacagatatggccgaaattcgtcaaaatcggacgatttgagcaaattccatgatgaaacgatcgtttctgaccgatattgctcgtttctgcctatttgatcgttttcgcacgttttcatcaatttggttcaatttgaagccaaaatagacagatttggccgaaattcgccaaaatcggacgatttgagcaaattccttgatgaaacgatcgtttctgaccgatattgctcgtttctgcctattttatcattttggcacgttttcatcaatttggttcaacttgatgccaaaatagacagatatggccgaaattcgtcaaaatcggacgatttgagcaaattccttgatgaaacgatcgtttctgaccgatattgctcgtttctgcctatttgatcgttttcgcacgttttcatcaatttggttcaatttgaagccaaaatagacagatttggccgaaattcgccaaaatcggacgatttgagcaaattccatgatgaaacgatcgtttctgaccgatattgctcgtttctgcctattttatcattttggcacgttttcatcaatttggttcaacttgatgccaaaatagacagatatggccgaaattcgtcaaaatcggacgatttgagcaaattccatgatgaaacgatcgtttctgaccgatattgctcgtttctgcctatttgatcgttttcgcacgttttcatcaatttggttcaatttgaagccaaaatagacagatttggccgaaattcgccaaaatcggacgatttgagcaaattccatgatgaaacgatcgtttctgaccgatattgctcgtttctgcctattttatcattttggcacgttttcatcaatttggttcaacttgatgccaaaatagacagatatggccgaaattcgtcaaaatcggacgatttgagcaaattccttgatgaaacgatcgtttctgaccgatattgctcgtttctgcctatttgatcgttttcgcacgttttcatcaatttggttcaatttgaagccaaaatagacagatttggccgaaattcgccaaaatcggacgatttgagcaaattccatgatgaaacgatcgtttctgaccgattttgctcatttctgcctattttatcattttggcacgtttttgtcaatttggttcaattttaatccagttttaccagatttggccgaaattcgtcaaaatcggacgatttgagcaaattccatgatgacacgatcgtttctgaccgattttgctcgtttctgcctattttatcgttttggcacgttttcatcaatttggttcaatttgaagccagttttaccagatttggccgaaattcgtcaaaatcggacgatttgagcaaattccatgatgaaacgatcgtttctgaccgattttgctcgtttctgcatattttatcattttggcacgtttttgtcaatttggttcaattttaatcctgttttaccagatttggccgaaattcgtcaaaatcggacgatttgagcaaattccatgatgaaacgatcgtttctgaccgattttgctcgtttctgcctattttatcattttggcacgttttcatcaatttggttcaatttgaagccaaaatagacagatatggccgaaattcgtcaaaatcggacgatttgaacaaattccatgatgaaacgatcgtttctgaccgattttgctcgtttctgcctactttatcattttggcacgttttcatcaatttggttcaatttgaagccaaaatagacagatttggacgAAAGTCGTcaaaatcggccgatttgagcaaattccatgatgaaacgatcgtttctgaccgagtttgctcgtttctgcctattttatcgtgttggcacgttttcatcaatttgtttcaatttaNNNNNNNNNNNNNNNNNNNNNNNNNNNNNNNNNNNNNNNNNNNNNNNNNNNNNNNNNNNNNNNNNNNNNNNNNNNNNNNNNNNNNNNNNNNNNNNNNNN
Proteins encoded in this region:
- the LOC136408017 gene encoding uncharacterized protein; translation: MSLRGRKGKTSQSSEKEIHLTNIPTENGEFRELSYARRVLVERLSRFEQYLLDNTDARETFACEIRLKNVEDDFREFDKVQTRLEFMDPNERQNRLESESSYYNVISEAKRFIKLAHASQNCGTASVGNPKPLGSLGKLPDLGLPSFFGNYETWFSFKSIFESLVHDRTDLSETEKLLYLKLCCKGDALKIIDSFEITPGNYTVALNLLKKRYENKKAVVNYHVRNILFNLPSAIKDSATNIRKLIDTVQQHKAALEKLKLPVDKWDALLNPIILSKLDERTNHDWERKQCHTESPTVNQLLDFLTDKCFALESSRGFSRPQSHKPDKDRNENRGQERGNGSISSKNYSYSLTQRVGRECHICNENHFVYQCPRFTQLSVSEKYNEIRKHKLCSNCLRVGHRNQECKSSGCKKCAKKHNTALHYEKREVGEGVQNPKNDGNSAPPLLPIDKQTMNKGKYSESEQSTRLPNSQDQDDARHRVDYSLTLASASLERDQVLLSTANILIADEKGEWQKCNALLDSGSQSNLMSERLCRKLNLSFKRINMPLYGISQLVTEINRQTQAKIKSRFNSFEANLTFLVLPTLTENLPLFKFSRAALKIPGQINLADEHFNEPKNIDILLGVDIFYDLLGSGKIKLGEKLPVLQETSLGWVISGNLAGFGSRNQKTVCNLSTNISNKMLNDSLTKFWHVEEFEHSKFLSKEESYCEEYFTQTTTRDKDNSFIVKYPFKIEKNLELGESKPIALSRLKKLESKLEKNEELKRQYVDFMNEYETLGHMTRLGPIENDDSMPNSSYFLPHRAVVKDSITTKCRVVFDASCKTSSGVSLNDTLMVGPVVQDELYAILLRLRLRKIVLSADIKMMYRYIKIQDSERDYQKILWRANSRDPVSVYRLNTVTYGTSSAPFQATRCLVELARQNENTYPRTSEIMKRSFYMDDLLVSLNSEQEALTVYKELDKIMEQANFKLRKWASNSGTVLRNILESNDNENSDSFTLPHNKQLKMLGISWDPELDTLKYAVNVRFDSTHATKRTILATISQIFDSLGLIGPALIKAKLIIQELWRLQLDWDQEVPHDLRQQWEEFATQLIYLNECKVARHVILGNAIRIALYGFSDSSEKAYGACIYVGSVDDLGNHGVRLLTAKSRVAPVKKLTLPRLELSAAHLLAKLMHAMKETLDLPISHVKYFTDSSIVLAWIKIEPSNLKTFVANRVAKIAELSREEDWAHVPSKDNPADEISRGLSPRELLQCNLWFHGPNFLRGIEAEVKVESNNEIPLNQLPELKAAPSVENTCITHVSIDKPSFDIFNRFSSLFKLRRVMGYICRFKEQILKRTRNESISLTVDELNEAQIILVKLAQGETFHKEINELSKNNKLVSDSRILNLNPFLDSAGILRVGGRLMNSDFSYEQRHPIILAYKHRFTDLVIMNGHMKHLHAGVQNLLSIIRLQFWIVNGKNAIKHNLSRCVRCFKAKPKPLKFLMGSLPAARVKPSRPFSNCGVDYAGPILVKEGTLRRSKRVKTYICIFVCFATRAVHIELVRDLSTASFLNALDRFCSRRGKPTDIHSDNDSNFVGANNHFLELSALINSQSHINAVTSHLANNRIKWHFLPARSAHMGGLWEAAVKSTKFHLRRVLGESCLAYEEMHTLLTKIEACLNSRPLMPISNDANDYLPLTPAHFLIGDSLVNLPQPEVGDVTISRLSRYERLLQLQQQFWNRWSRDYLTNLQTKSRWKKPKDKSIAIGSLVLLAEDNLPPLRWSLARVVQLHEGKDKVVRVVTVRLPNGNTSKRTLSKVCPLPINDD